From Trichomycterus rosablanca isolate fTriRos1 chromosome 18, fTriRos1.hap1, whole genome shotgun sequence, the proteins below share one genomic window:
- the dclk1a gene encoding serine/threonine-protein kinase DCLK1a isoform X2, with amino-acid sequence MGLSSDLYGRPFKPVFLFNGSPASQVSTLHSTKSPCPSPTSPGSLKKHKGSEESDSSVSLASTKVCSVDEGDRHVSDAEPVEENTVPAVPASISDRYTVGRMIGDGNFAVVHECVERSTGRAYALKIINKGKCRGKEQMIQNEVAILRRVKHPNIVLLIEEMDTYSELYLVMELVKGGDLFDAITSATRYTERDASGMLYNLTNAIKYLHSLNIVHRDIKPENLLVYEHQDGSKSLKLGDFGLATVVDGPLYTVCGTPTYVAPEIIAETGYGLKVDIWAAGVITYILLCGFPPFRGSADDQEALFDQILLGQLEFPLPYWDNVSDTAKELITFMLQVEADQRYTALQVLEHPWVTNDGLSENEHQLSVAGKIKKHFNTSPKTSSTTPDVSIMTLEQDFCIQRSGSLDYYQHPGMYWIRPPLLIRRGRFSDEDATRM; translated from the exons TCAATGGAAGTCCAGCCAGCCAGGTTTCGACGCTGCACTCCACAAAGTCTCCCTGCCCCTCTCCAACCAGTCCAGGCAGTCTCAAGAAGCACAAG GGCTCAGAAGAGAGCGACTCCTCCGTCTCGTTAGCCTCCACCAAAGTCTGCAGCGTGGATGAGGGTGACAGGCACGTCAGCGATG CCGAGCCGGTGGAGGAGAACACAGTTCCTGCAGTCCCGGCCTCGATCTCGGACCGGTACACGGTGGGCAGGATGATCGGCGACGGCAACTTTGCAGTGGTGCACGAGTGTGTGGAGCGCTCCACGGGCCGGGCCTACGCTCTCAAGATCATCAACAAGGGCAAATGCAGAGGCAAA GAGCAAATGATTCAGAATGAAGTGGCCATTCTGCGGAGGGTGAAGCACCCCAACATTGTCCTGCTGATTGAGGAAATGGACACGTACAGTGAGCTCTACCTGGTCATGGAGCTTGTCAAG GGGGGCGATCTGTTCGACGCGATTACCTCGGCTACCAGATACACGGAGCGGGATGCCAGCGGGATGCTGTACAACCTGACCAATGCTATCAAGTATCTACACAGCCTTAATATCGTCCACCGGGACATCAAGCCGGAGAACCTTCTG GTGTACGAGCACCAGGACGGAAGTAAATCCCTGAAGCTGGGAGACTTCGGCTTGGCCACAGTGGTGGACGGACCTCTGTACACTGTCTGCGGGACCCCCACATATGTAGCACCGGAGATCATCGCAGAGACCGG TTATGGCCTTAAGGTGGATATTTGGGCAGCTGGAGTCATTACATACATCCTGCTGTGTGGCTTTCCACCTTTTCGAGG aagCGCAGACGACCAGGAGGCTCTGTTTGACCAGATACTGCTGGGTCAGTTAGAATTCCCTCTACCGTACTGGGACAACGTGTCAGACACGGCCAAG GAGCTCATAACGTTCATGCTGCAGGTGGAAGCTGATCAGAGATACACGGCCCTGCAGGTTCTGGAACATCCCTGGGTTACT AACGACGGCCTATCAGAGAACGAGCACCAGTTATCAGTGGCAGGGAAGATCAAGAAGCACTTCAACACCAGCCCTAAGACCAGCAGCACCACACCAGATGTTAGCATCATGACG ctcgAACAAGACTTTTGCATCCAGAGATCAGGATCTTTGGACTATTACCAGCACCCAGGAATGTACTGGATAAG GCCACCTCTGTTGATAAGAAGAGGCCGATTCTCAGACGAGGACGCCACCCGAATGTAA
- the dclk1a gene encoding serine/threonine-protein kinase DCLK1a isoform X4 — translation MLQFEVNGSPASQVSTLHSTKSPCPSPTSPGSLKKHKGSEESDSSVSLASTKVCSVDEGDRHVSDAEPVEENTVPAVPASISDRYTVGRMIGDGNFAVVHECVERSTGRAYALKIINKGKCRGKEQMIQNEVAILRRVKHPNIVLLIEEMDTYSELYLVMELVKGGDLFDAITSATRYTERDASGMLYNLTNAIKYLHSLNIVHRDIKPENLLVYEHQDGSKSLKLGDFGLATVVDGPLYTVCGTPTYVAPEIIAETGYGLKVDIWAAGVITYILLCGFPPFRGSADDQEALFDQILLGQLEFPLPYWDNVSDTAKELITFMLQVEADQRYTALQVLEHPWVTNDGLSENEHQLSVAGKIKKHFNTSPKTSSTTPDVSIMTATSVDKKRPILRRGRHPNVSAAPRPTQPSCSLPDPLSPSSLRPALQPSPHGPSVLAPTTSTPESEDFSC, via the exons TCAATGGAAGTCCAGCCAGCCAGGTTTCGACGCTGCACTCCACAAAGTCTCCCTGCCCCTCTCCAACCAGTCCAGGCAGTCTCAAGAAGCACAAG GGCTCAGAAGAGAGCGACTCCTCCGTCTCGTTAGCCTCCACCAAAGTCTGCAGCGTGGATGAGGGTGACAGGCACGTCAGCGATG CCGAGCCGGTGGAGGAGAACACAGTTCCTGCAGTCCCGGCCTCGATCTCGGACCGGTACACGGTGGGCAGGATGATCGGCGACGGCAACTTTGCAGTGGTGCACGAGTGTGTGGAGCGCTCCACGGGCCGGGCCTACGCTCTCAAGATCATCAACAAGGGCAAATGCAGAGGCAAA GAGCAAATGATTCAGAATGAAGTGGCCATTCTGCGGAGGGTGAAGCACCCCAACATTGTCCTGCTGATTGAGGAAATGGACACGTACAGTGAGCTCTACCTGGTCATGGAGCTTGTCAAG GGGGGCGATCTGTTCGACGCGATTACCTCGGCTACCAGATACACGGAGCGGGATGCCAGCGGGATGCTGTACAACCTGACCAATGCTATCAAGTATCTACACAGCCTTAATATCGTCCACCGGGACATCAAGCCGGAGAACCTTCTG GTGTACGAGCACCAGGACGGAAGTAAATCCCTGAAGCTGGGAGACTTCGGCTTGGCCACAGTGGTGGACGGACCTCTGTACACTGTCTGCGGGACCCCCACATATGTAGCACCGGAGATCATCGCAGAGACCGG TTATGGCCTTAAGGTGGATATTTGGGCAGCTGGAGTCATTACATACATCCTGCTGTGTGGCTTTCCACCTTTTCGAGG aagCGCAGACGACCAGGAGGCTCTGTTTGACCAGATACTGCTGGGTCAGTTAGAATTCCCTCTACCGTACTGGGACAACGTGTCAGACACGGCCAAG GAGCTCATAACGTTCATGCTGCAGGTGGAAGCTGATCAGAGATACACGGCCCTGCAGGTTCTGGAACATCCCTGGGTTACT AACGACGGCCTATCAGAGAACGAGCACCAGTTATCAGTGGCAGGGAAGATCAAGAAGCACTTCAACACCAGCCCTAAGACCAGCAGCACCACACCAGATGTTAGCATCATGACG GCCACCTCTGTTGATAAGAAGAGGCCGATTCTCAGACGAGGACGCCACCCGAATGTAAGCGCAGCGCCTCGACCCACCCAGCCGTCCTGTAGCCTCCCAGATCCACTCTCACCCTCGAGTCTCCGTCCTGCTCTCCAGCCGTCCCCTCACGGTCCGTCAGTTCTCGCTCCGACCACCTCCACGCCTGAGTCTGAAGACTTTTCCTGCTGA
- the dclk1a gene encoding serine/threonine-protein kinase DCLK1a isoform X3, giving the protein MLQFEVNGSPASQVSTLHSTKSPCPSPTSPGSLKKHKGSEESDSSVSLASTKVCSVDEGDRHVSDAEPVEENTVPAVPASISDRYTVGRMIGDGNFAVVHECVERSTGRAYALKIINKGKCRGKEQMIQNEVAILRRVKHPNIVLLIEEMDTYSELYLVMELVKGGDLFDAITSATRYTERDASGMLYNLTNAIKYLHSLNIVHRDIKPENLLVYEHQDGSKSLKLGDFGLATVVDGPLYTVCGTPTYVAPEIIAETGYGLKVDIWAAGVITYILLCGFPPFRGSADDQEALFDQILLGQLEFPLPYWDNVSDTAKELITFMLQVEADQRYTALQVLEHPWVTNDGLSENEHQLSVAGKIKKHFNTSPKTSSTTPDVSIMTLEQDFCIQRSGSLDYYQHPGMYWIRPPLLIRRGRFSDEDATRM; this is encoded by the exons TCAATGGAAGTCCAGCCAGCCAGGTTTCGACGCTGCACTCCACAAAGTCTCCCTGCCCCTCTCCAACCAGTCCAGGCAGTCTCAAGAAGCACAAG GGCTCAGAAGAGAGCGACTCCTCCGTCTCGTTAGCCTCCACCAAAGTCTGCAGCGTGGATGAGGGTGACAGGCACGTCAGCGATG CCGAGCCGGTGGAGGAGAACACAGTTCCTGCAGTCCCGGCCTCGATCTCGGACCGGTACACGGTGGGCAGGATGATCGGCGACGGCAACTTTGCAGTGGTGCACGAGTGTGTGGAGCGCTCCACGGGCCGGGCCTACGCTCTCAAGATCATCAACAAGGGCAAATGCAGAGGCAAA GAGCAAATGATTCAGAATGAAGTGGCCATTCTGCGGAGGGTGAAGCACCCCAACATTGTCCTGCTGATTGAGGAAATGGACACGTACAGTGAGCTCTACCTGGTCATGGAGCTTGTCAAG GGGGGCGATCTGTTCGACGCGATTACCTCGGCTACCAGATACACGGAGCGGGATGCCAGCGGGATGCTGTACAACCTGACCAATGCTATCAAGTATCTACACAGCCTTAATATCGTCCACCGGGACATCAAGCCGGAGAACCTTCTG GTGTACGAGCACCAGGACGGAAGTAAATCCCTGAAGCTGGGAGACTTCGGCTTGGCCACAGTGGTGGACGGACCTCTGTACACTGTCTGCGGGACCCCCACATATGTAGCACCGGAGATCATCGCAGAGACCGG TTATGGCCTTAAGGTGGATATTTGGGCAGCTGGAGTCATTACATACATCCTGCTGTGTGGCTTTCCACCTTTTCGAGG aagCGCAGACGACCAGGAGGCTCTGTTTGACCAGATACTGCTGGGTCAGTTAGAATTCCCTCTACCGTACTGGGACAACGTGTCAGACACGGCCAAG GAGCTCATAACGTTCATGCTGCAGGTGGAAGCTGATCAGAGATACACGGCCCTGCAGGTTCTGGAACATCCCTGGGTTACT AACGACGGCCTATCAGAGAACGAGCACCAGTTATCAGTGGCAGGGAAGATCAAGAAGCACTTCAACACCAGCCCTAAGACCAGCAGCACCACACCAGATGTTAGCATCATGACG ctcgAACAAGACTTTTGCATCCAGAGATCAGGATCTTTGGACTATTACCAGCACCCAGGAATGTACTGGATAAG GCCACCTCTGTTGATAAGAAGAGGCCGATTCTCAGACGAGGACGCCACCCGAATGTAA